GCTCTACGGCCTGGAGGAGTTCGACGACGAGGACGTGGAGACGGTGGGCGGTCTGCTGGCGAAGGCGCTCGGCCGGGTGCCGATCGCCGGTGCCTCGTCGATGGTGGAGCTGCCCGACGGCCGTGAGCTGCGGCTGACGGCGGAGGCCGCGGCGGGCCGCCGGAACAAGATCGTGACGGTGCTGGTGGAGCCGGTGAACGCGGCGAAGCCCGTCGCGGAGGGCGCACCGGAATGACCCCCGGGGAGCTGCGCGGCCTCTGCCTGTCCTTCAACGCCGCGGTGGAGGACTTTCCCTTCAGCCCGGAGATCTCGGTCTTCAAGGTGCTGGGCAAGATGTTCGCGCTGGCCTCGCTGGACGGGCGCCCGCTCACGGTCAACCTCAAGTGCGACCCGGACGACGCGATCCGGCTGCGCGCCGACCACCCGGGGCTGATCGTCCCGGGCTGGCACATGAACAAGCGGCACTGGAACACGGTGACCGTGGACGGCGGGCTCCCGGACCGTCTCGTCCGGGAGCTGGTGGAGGACTCGTACGACCTGGTCGTCGCCGGCCTGCCGCGCGCCGACCGTCTCCGCCTCGACCGTCCCTGAGCGCGTCGCCCGGCGGCCGCGCGGTCCCGCCGCGACCGGCACGGCCGCCGTCAGCACGATCGCCGCGTCCAGGACCGGCACCGTGTGCACGCCGGACCTCAGGCCGGCCGAGGTGGTGGCCAGGACGCCGAGCAGCGGGATGCCGGCGGTGCTGCCGACTGCCGGGTGGAGGTGACCAGGCCGGTCGCCAGGGGCCTCGCCGGAGGGCCGGCGCGGGGCCGTGTATCCGGGGGCGGGGTGACCGGGCGGCCGGGCGGCGGCGCTCCGTATGCTCGCCTCATGACCGAGACTCCCGCCCTCGACCCCGAGGACCGCAAGATCGTCACCCTGGCCCGTTCCGCGCGGGCCCGCAACGGTGTGCCCGAGGGGGCCGCCGTACGCGACGAGACCGGCCGTACGTACGTCGCCGGTACCGTCGCGCTCGACTCCCTGCAGCTCAGCGCGTTGCGCACGGCGGTGGCGATGGCGGTGGCCTCCGGTGCGACGTCGCTGGAGGCGGCGGCCGTGGTGACCGAGGCGCCGTCGGCGTCGGACGAGGACCGGGCGGCGGTCCGGGACCTGGGCGGCCCCGGGACGCCGGTCCTGGTCGCCGCGCCGGACGGCACGGTCCGTGACACGGTGAGCGCGGGCTGACCGTCGCCGGCCCGGCGGGCGACCGTGGTACGGCGGGGCTCCGGGGATCAGGGACAATGGGCGCCATGAGCGTTCGTACCCAGTCATCCGAAGAACCGGCCGAGGCTGTTCACCGGGCCGGCTTCGCCTGCTTCGTGGGCCGTCCCAACGCGGGCAAGTCCACCCTCACGAACGCTCTGGTCGGGCAGAAGGTGGCGATCACCTCGAACCGTCCGCAGACCACCCGGCACACCGTGCGGGGCATCGTGCACCGGGAGGACGCCCAGCTCATCCTGGTGGACACCCCGGGCCTGCACAAGCCGCGCACGCTGCTGGGCGAGCGGCTCAACGACGTCGTGCGGACGACGTGGGCCGAGGTGGACGTCATCGGCTTCTGCCTGCCGGCGAACGAGAAGCTGGGCCCCGGTGACCGCTTCATCGCCAAGGAACTGGCGGCGATCAAGAAGACCCCGAAGGTCGCGATCGTCACGAAGACGGACCTGGTGGACTCCAAGACCCTGGCCGAGCAGCTGATCGCCATCGATCAGCTGGGCCAGGAGCTGGGTATCACCTGGACGGAGATCGTCCCGGTCTCGGCGACCGCGAACCAGCAGGTGGACCTGCTCGCGGACCTGCTCACCCCGCTGATGCCCGAGGGCCCCGCGCTCTATCCCGAGGGCGACCTGACCGACGAGCCCGAGCAGGTCATGGTCGCCGAGCTGATCCGGGAGGCCGCGCTGGAGGGCGTGCGGGACGAGCTGCCGCACTCCATCGCGGTGGTCGTGGAGGAGATGCTCCCGCGCGAGGACCGCCCCGCGGACAAGCCGCTCCTGGACATCCACGCCAATGTCTTCATCGAGCGCCCGAGCCAGAAGGGCATCATCATCGGCCCCAAGGGCAAGCGCCTGAAGGACGTCGGCATCAAGTCCCGCAAGCAGATCGAGGCGCTGCTCGGCACCCCTGTCTTCCTGGACCTGCACGTCAAGGTCGCCAAGGACTGGCAGCGCGACCCGAAGCAACTGCGCCGCCTCGGCTTCTGAGCCACCCCGGCTTCCGGACCACCCCGGCTTCCGGGCCACCCCGGCGGCGGTGCGTCAGGCCGGGGGGCGGAAGCCGATGGTCGGTACGGCGCGGCGCAGGGGCCAGGGTGCCACCAGGTCGTCCGGGACCAGGTCGGCCAGGAACGCGTAGCGGCGCAGGGCCGTCGGGTCCTGGCCCTCGACGGACTGGACCTTGCGCCACCAGGTCGCGATCTCGCACCAGCCGGGCGCCGACAGGGAGCCGCCGAACTCCTGGACGGAGAGGGCGGCGGTGAGGCCGGCGAAGGCCAGCCGGTCGGCCAGCGGCCAGCCGGCCAGCGTCCCGGTGACGAACCCGGCGACGAAGACGTCCCCCGCGCCGGTCGGGTCCAGGGCCTCCACCTCGATGGCCGGGACCTCGGCGCTCTCCCCCGTACGCCGGTCCACCGCGTACGCGCCGTCCGCGCCGAGGGTGACCACGGCGAGCGGCACGTGCTCGGTCAGGGCGTGCGCGGCCGCGCGGGGGCAGTCGGCGCCCGTGTAGCGCATGGCCTCCTCCGCGTTCGGCAGGAAGGCCTCGCAGTGCGCGAGGTCGGGCAGCTCGGCCAGGTTCCAGGCGCCGGTGTCGTCCCAGCCGACGTCGGCGAAGACCCGGGTGCCGCGCGCGGCGGCCTGGGCGATCCAGGGGGCGCGGACGCCGGGCGTGAGGGAGGCGACGGCGGCACGCGCGCGGGGCGGGCACTCGGGGGACGGCTCCTCGGGGGGCGGCTCGTGGCCGTGGGAGACCATCGTGCGTTCCCCCTCGTAGGCCATCGAGACCGTCACCGGCGAGTGCCAGCCGGGCACGGTGCGCGAGGGGCTCAGGTCGACGCCCTCGCCCCGCGCGAGGGCGTCCCAGCAGTAGTCGCCGTAGTGGTCGTCGCCGAAGGCCGCGGCCAGCGAGGTGCGCAGACCGAGGCGGGCCAGCGCGGTCGCCATGTTGGCGATGCCGCCCGGGCTCGACCCCATCCCCCGCGCCCAGGACTCGGTTCCGCGCACCGGCGCGGAGTCGAGGCCCGTGAACACGACGTCGAGGAAGACGGTGCCGGTCAGATACACGTCCCAGGGCGGGTCCTGCGGGGTGCGCAGGGCGGCGAGGGGGTCGACCTGGGGCTGGTGCGGTCCCCCGGAGGGGACGTGGCGGTGCGTTCTCTCGTCGGCCGGCATGACGGGCATGGCGGGCACGTCGGACGCGGTGGACACGGTGGACGCTGTCACGGTGCGCTCCCTGGCATGGTGCGGACCCCGCCAGTGTGCACCACGCCGCCGACAAGCCCGCGGCGTCCGGGCCGGTGCCGTCGGACCGCGGCCGGTCCCGGCCGCGCCGAGGAGCCGGCGTCCGCCCGGCGCGTGCGGCGCGGCCGACGGCGGGTCACGAGGCGCCGGACCGTCGCGGTGACAGGGGGTCAGACCCGGTACGGACGCGGTGGATCGGCTCGAGGACGGGGTGACGCACCAGCGGTGACGATCGCTGTTACCCGGCTCCGATGGGCGTAAACGCGCATGTGATCCAGAACACACCACCTCGGCTGTTTCCCGCCTCCTCGCGCTTGATACAAATTGCCCGCGCGCACCTGTCCGTCGACGGTCGTCGCCCCCCTCCTCTCCTGAGTCCCTTTCGCACGCCCTGGGAACGCCCGTGTTCGCCCCCCGCACCACCCCCTGGCCCCTCGTCGCCCTTTTCACGGCCGGGTACCTTCCTCCGTATCTGCTGCCCACCACCGTCGGCAGACTCGACACCGGCCTTCCGCTGACCGCCACTCAGGCGGGCGCCGTCGGCAGTGCGCTCCTGCTGAGTTCG
This region of Streptomyces ambofaciens ATCC 23877 genomic DNA includes:
- a CDS encoding MmcQ/YjbR family DNA-binding protein → MTPGELRGLCLSFNAAVEDFPFSPEISVFKVLGKMFALASLDGRPLTVNLKCDPDDAIRLRADHPGLIVPGWHMNKRHWNTVTVDGGLPDRLVRELVEDSYDLVVAGLPRADRLRLDRP
- a CDS encoding cytidine deaminase — its product is MTETPALDPEDRKIVTLARSARARNGVPEGAAVRDETGRTYVAGTVALDSLQLSALRTAVAMAVASGATSLEAAAVVTEAPSASDEDRAAVRDLGGPGTPVLVAAPDGTVRDTVSAG
- the era gene encoding GTPase Era, with product MSVRTQSSEEPAEAVHRAGFACFVGRPNAGKSTLTNALVGQKVAITSNRPQTTRHTVRGIVHREDAQLILVDTPGLHKPRTLLGERLNDVVRTTWAEVDVIGFCLPANEKLGPGDRFIAKELAAIKKTPKVAIVTKTDLVDSKTLAEQLIAIDQLGQELGITWTEIVPVSATANQQVDLLADLLTPLMPEGPALYPEGDLTDEPEQVMVAELIREAALEGVRDELPHSIAVVVEEMLPREDRPADKPLLDIHANVFIERPSQKGIIIGPKGKRLKDVGIKSRKQIEALLGTPVFLDLHVKVAKDWQRDPKQLRRLGF
- a CDS encoding carbohydrate kinase family protein, with the translated sequence MPADERTHRHVPSGGPHQPQVDPLAALRTPQDPPWDVYLTGTVFLDVVFTGLDSAPVRGTESWARGMGSSPGGIANMATALARLGLRTSLAAAFGDDHYGDYCWDALARGEGVDLSPSRTVPGWHSPVTVSMAYEGERTMVSHGHEPPPEEPSPECPPRARAAVASLTPGVRAPWIAQAAARGTRVFADVGWDDTGAWNLAELPDLAHCEAFLPNAEEAMRYTGADCPRAAAHALTEHVPLAVVTLGADGAYAVDRRTGESAEVPAIEVEALDPTGAGDVFVAGFVTGTLAGWPLADRLAFAGLTAALSVQEFGGSLSAPGWCEIATWWRKVQSVEGQDPTALRRYAFLADLVPDDLVAPWPLRRAVPTIGFRPPA